Proteins from a single region of Nocardioides anomalus:
- a CDS encoding TIGR03936 family radical SAM-associated protein, with protein MTREQPKQAPPPVQRLRVRYAKRGRLRFTSHRDFSRAFERAVFRARLPMAYSSGFNPHPRISYAGASPTGAASEAEYLELALAELVDPAAVHAALDEALPDGLDVVEVVESPGGALADLLQASRWRVAVPVPPTAVETAADLFLAAPEVLVQRMTKKGLRDFDARAAVLALTVVPDGEGAALDLVLRHLEPAVRPDDVLSGLSVVGGLVLDGVPLLTRLAQGSYDEATGGIGDPLRP; from the coding sequence ATGACGCGGGAGCAGCCGAAGCAGGCGCCGCCGCCCGTGCAGCGCCTGCGGGTGCGCTACGCCAAGCGCGGCCGGCTGCGCTTCACCAGCCACCGCGACTTCAGCCGCGCCTTCGAGCGCGCGGTGTTCCGGGCCCGGCTGCCGATGGCGTACTCCTCCGGCTTCAACCCCCACCCCCGCATCTCCTACGCCGGCGCGTCGCCGACGGGCGCGGCCAGCGAGGCGGAGTACCTCGAGCTCGCCCTGGCCGAGCTGGTCGACCCCGCCGCGGTCCACGCCGCCCTGGACGAGGCCCTGCCCGACGGCCTGGACGTGGTCGAGGTCGTCGAGTCACCCGGCGGCGCCCTTGCCGACCTGCTCCAGGCCAGCCGCTGGCGGGTCGCCGTCCCCGTCCCACCCACCGCCGTGGAGACCGCCGCCGACCTGTTCCTGGCCGCGCCGGAGGTGCTCGTGCAGCGGATGACCAAGAAGGGGCTGCGCGACTTCGACGCCCGCGCCGCGGTGCTGGCCCTGACCGTGGTCCCGGACGGCGAGGGCGCGGCCCTGGACCTGGTGCTGCGCCACCTGGAGCCCGCCGTGCGTCCCGACGACGTGCTCTCCGGGCTGTCCGTCGTGGGCGGGTTGGTGCTGGACGGCGTACCGCTCCTGACGCGGCTGGCGCAGGGGTCCTACGACGAGGCGACCGGCGGCATCGGCGACCCGCTGAGGCCGTGA